One part of the Pelagicoccus sp. SDUM812003 genome encodes these proteins:
- a CDS encoding fumarylacetoacetate hydrolase family protein, whose protein sequence is MKIIRYLDTEGKSGLAAKSGSGPFRKLQGDLFGGFSITEEEVDAQRSLLPFRPTQIFGVGLNYRKHAEETGTPLPQYPLIFMKNVTAACWHGDPIRLPSANYSSEVDYEGELAVVIGRDCSDASEQDALDYILGYTCANDVSARDWQKKWGGGQFCRGKSFNGFCPLGPWIVTADEVPDPSVLQLSTRVNGELRQQGDASDLIFSIPRIVSFLSRSATLAAGTVILTGTPGGVGAAMSPPSYLKDGDVVEVSISQIGELSNPVRGD, encoded by the coding sequence ATGAAGATTATTCGATATTTGGATACGGAAGGGAAATCCGGACTCGCGGCAAAATCCGGGTCTGGCCCGTTCCGAAAGCTGCAAGGCGACCTCTTCGGCGGGTTTTCCATCACGGAGGAAGAGGTTGATGCTCAGCGATCGCTGCTGCCCTTTCGACCGACTCAGATTTTCGGCGTAGGCCTGAACTACCGCAAGCATGCGGAGGAAACAGGAACCCCGCTGCCGCAGTACCCGCTCATCTTCATGAAGAACGTCACTGCTGCATGCTGGCATGGAGATCCGATCCGTTTGCCATCAGCGAACTACAGCTCGGAAGTCGACTACGAGGGCGAGCTCGCGGTCGTTATCGGACGCGACTGCAGCGATGCGAGCGAGCAGGACGCCCTCGACTATATCCTTGGATACACTTGCGCCAACGACGTTTCCGCTCGCGATTGGCAGAAGAAGTGGGGCGGCGGCCAGTTTTGTCGCGGGAAGAGCTTCAATGGGTTTTGTCCCTTGGGACCATGGATCGTCACGGCAGACGAAGTGCCGGACCCCTCCGTCTTGCAGCTTTCCACGCGGGTGAACGGGGAGTTGCGCCAACAGGGAGATGCCAGCGACTTGATTTTCAGCATCCCGCGCATCGTGTCCTTCCTCAGTCGCAGCGCGACCCTAGCTGCTGGTACAGTCATCCTCACAGGCACGCCAGGGGGCGTGGGAGCGGCTATGAGTCCGCCGTCGTATCTAAAGGATGGAGACGTAGTCGAGGTCTCTATTTCGCAAATTGGCGAACTGAGCAATCCGGTTCGCGGAGACTGA